Part of the Balnearium lithotrophicum genome is shown below.
AAAACTCTCCAGAGCGATTTTATAAGACCCTTCAGTACTCCATACTTTTCAACTGCCATTATTGTATAGTTTGAACACGTAGGGTAGTACCTGCAACTTCCTGGAGTAAAGGGTGATATAAATTTTTGATAGAACTTAACGAGGCTAATAACTACTGACTTTATCAAGTCTGCTCCTTTAAAATTCCTGCCTTTTCAGCAAGTCTCAAAAAATCCCTTTCAACATCTGAATACTTCTTTCCCAAAATCCCCTTTCTTGCAATAAAAATGATGTCAAAGGGTTTAAGCTTGTGTTTGTTGAGTCTAAAAACTTCCCTCATTAGTCGTTTTGCCCTATTTCTATCAACAGCTCTCTTTGAAACTTTTTTGGAGGCTATGAAACCAGCTCTTGGAAATCCTAAGTTATTACTACAAAAATAAAAGGCCACGGTAGAACCACCGAGGCTCCTTCCGTGGTCAAACACTCTCTTAAAATCCTTTACCTTCTTTAAACGCTCTTCCTTTCTTAGTGTAAACCTTATCTTCTCTTCCACTCGTCACTTATCGTAAGTTTCCAGCGTCCTTTCTTTCTACGCCTTCTCAAAATCTCACGTCCCGTTTTTGACTTCATACGTGCCCTAAAACCGTGAACTCTCTTACCATGAAGCCTGCTTGGCTGATAGGTCCTCTTTGTTGACAATTTCCACCTCCAGATACAAGGGAAGTTTTGTGATATCGGAATTATAGGCAAGGAATTTTATTTGTCAAAAAAATGTTCTCGTTCAATACATGGTGGACACCCTGGAGTTTTTTAATATATTCCTCAAACTTCTCTACTGGAGTCTTATAACCAAGACCTTGATGAGGCCTAACGAAGTTGTAA
Proteins encoded:
- the yidD gene encoding membrane protein insertion efficiency factor YidD; this encodes MKSVVISLVKFYQKFISPFTPGSCRYYPTCSNYTIMAVEKYGVLKGLIKSLWRVLRCNPLSKGGVDYP
- the rnpA gene encoding ribonuclease P protein component → MEEKIRFTLRKEERLKKVKDFKRVFDHGRSLGGSTVAFYFCSNNLGFPRAGFIASKKVSKRAVDRNRAKRLMREVFRLNKHKLKPFDIIFIARKGILGKKYSDVERDFLRLAEKAGILKEQT
- the rpmH gene encoding 50S ribosomal protein L34 — its product is MSTKRTYQPSRLHGKRVHGFRARMKSKTGREILRRRRKKGRWKLTISDEWKRR
- a CDS encoding integrase core domain-containing protein, with the translated sequence RSPKTNAHVERFIQTVEKELWMIEGTEPTVDEMNRKLFRYLSFYNFVRPHQGLGYKTPVEKFEEYIKKLQGVHHVLNENIFLTNKIPCL